The DNA sequence GTTTGGACAAACAGAGTTCTTGAGCAGTATTTGCATAATCCAAGCAATCCGCTAAAACCAGGAAAGTTTGGTAATGATAATCAATCATGAAATCACCCTTTCATTTCTTATTGATGGCTTACCGGAAAGACAAATCTGAAATCGCCTTAAAATGTGTTATTTCGGAAGCATTTTTTCTGAATAGAAGCATAGAGAGTCCAAAAAACAGCTTTGTGCTTGAATCGATGGAAGCATTTCTTACTTTACCCGACGTTAGATAGTAAAGATAAAAGTTTGCGAAAACATCGGAAAGACTTGCACCTTCCAAATCCATTTCTTTCATGAAATCGTCTAATTCTTCTTTACTGACAATCAGATTGGCCAGTTTATTATAGTCCCCCAGTGGATAGACTTAGATGACTTTTCCCGGTGTCTTCCGTTGGATTTTTTCTATTTCTTATTTTATAAATTGATTTTTTCCCATTTGCGAATTTTTGTTCTGAAGGTCGTAAATGGTGCGACAGTGTTGATGTGAATCCATTTCCAAAGAGGCCATTCTGCTTGTGTGGTTGCCCAATTTCTCTGTCTCGGTTCAAAAAGTTCATCATCTGTTAAGGACTGAACCCAGCCGGTTAAGTCGGTAACTGCAGCATTTAAAAGATCTATTTGTTTTTCTAATGGGTACTGAGTGTAGTCTTCGTAGAAAGATTGATATAATCTTCCCAGATTATTCCATCTATAGCCATTCTCAGGCGTTTGTACATCTTTTCCACCTTTCTCGTCCGTATCCCACTGCAGTAATAAATTGATCCAACCTAGTTGATAAGACACGTTTTCAGAAGGTGTCCTATCTACTTCATCACTGCGTTTATTTTTTAGTTCTTCTGGAATACCGTCAAATTCAGCGATATACTTTTGGTACTTATCTTGAATTGCTTCAAGCAACTCCTGCTTATTCTTGTATGGTTTCATTTTAAATTCTCCTTCTGTAGGATTTCAGACTTTTCTCTGGGCTTGCTATATGGCATTGAGCTATTGCTGTCATTGTAGATTTAGTCGTACCTTACATCTATAATGACAGACAAAAATAGGCAGCTAGCCAATCCCAGTAACCGGGATTCCCGGAAACACCTAACTGGGATCAAATCAAGGTTTCCACCGGCCTGGTTACGGACTTCCTGGATTGCAGGCTGTAAATGGTTTAAAATGATTTTGAACCAAAGGTGAATTTTTGAAGCTACATATTAGGTGTTATGCTAAGATACTTATGTACCAAATAATAAAATAGGAGCTGACATAATAATATGGATTACAAAAAAAAATTAATGAAACCGTTCCACGATTTTCCAGAGTATAATGACCTTACCAAAGATTATCTATGGCCAGTTGAAGTAAAGTATTATGACCAATCAATAATTGAATTTCACCTTCCAAAATCGGACATAATAGAAGCTATGTATTCAATAGAACAACGACTAGAAGATGAGTCAACTGAACCCTTTAAGGTAGGTGACCGTTTTATTGAAAAAGAGAATTTAAATTATATCTCTTTTGAAGGTCGATCTTATACTTTTAGTAAAGAGTAAATAACTAAATAATATTTCAGATATCAATAAAAAAGCTTCTTCTTTAATTTTTACGGTATTAAAGAAGAAGCTTTTTTATTGATTTTATAAAGTTAATTTTTAATGCCGGAAATAAAATGTAGGAAATTATACTTTTTTTGAATATACTTATTTCATCTATCGCCTGAAAGACTACAAACTGGAACGCGAGCAGCGTTCCAAGAAAAAACACCGGACGACCCTCATTTATCGACCGGTGAAAAAAGACAGTACCCAGTTGTTTTTCGGCTAAAGCCGGTGAAATCCAATATTCTTGAAGCGGTGTTGACAGTTAATTACCTAAAGTTACTCCTCCTGCTCTACAATCTGCTGCTCCAGGGCCCATAGTTGTTGTAATCTGAGAAGCTAAACTTACAGAAAAATATTTTTCTGCCCCTGTGTAAGAAGAATAAATTCCACCAGAAGAAACATATGGAGAATTATACGGAATTACACTTGAGCTGAACGACTTATAACCGCTTAAAGTAACTCGTGTATCTGTTCTAAGTATTGGTGCATTGGAAGAATTTATAACGTATGATGTGTAAGCACTTGTAGAAGTTATTTTTTTTGTACTTCCAGTTATAAAAAGAACATTTGCTTGTACTCTTTGTTGTAAAGTTCCTTCCGTCGCAGGTTGTTGGATAATAGTTTGTTGAAAATATTGATTATTTTCGTCAAAACCCTCGTATAAAAAGTATGTTTGTTGCTCTTCTGAAAGTTCTGAAAATTCAATAGTTTTTTCCCCTAAATTTTGAGTTTTATTATTTACTGAAGCACTAACTTTGCTTTCTGGAAATAAAAATAAAAATAAACTCAACACACCAATAACTATCAATATTTTTTTCTTCATAAATATTAACCCCTCACAATTTTAATCTTCAATTTAGTTGTACTTAATACAGATGAGATTATCCTCCTTAATTCGATTATTATTTAGTCTTTCAAAATAAATATATGTAAAATTTACTAAGCAGAAAAATAAATATGCTAAAGCAACTTCATAGTTCCGTGACTCCTCCACGACACAGTCGACAAGTACATTCAGTATTCATAGAACTTTTTTTCCCAATCAGCATAGCAAGCTGTCTTATGCATGAGGCGGATTGCTTGATATAATTCTTTTTGATCTTGATAGGTGGACTGGTCTGTCCTGAAGAAACAATCGTCGCCATTAGGAAAGTAGAAAAAAGCTTGAATGGTTTCCTGCAGTTCCGATCCCTGCAGGATTTCTTCACAGAAGGGATCGGAATTAATTATCTTCGCTCCAATCACTACTATTGGTATTTCTCGGGCAATCTTTTGTATAGACTCTCGGTACTCTTTTTGAGTCACTTTGGAGAACTGAGCAGGATAGATGAATGACGCAGAGGCATTTTTTAAGACTATTTGACGCAAGGAATCATTTGTTAAATCGTGTAATCTTATGGACTTATAATGAAAGAAATCGCTTTGAATGTTCCCCCTCCTTTCGAGTGTTGCTACTTTGAGTCGGCCACTTGTTCTAGTCATTTTGGATTTTCTTCGAAAAAATAAATCCGGCAAGAAGAAAGTAAGAACAAAAATGATAAACAGAACACGTGACATAATTCCTCCTCCTTACATCCTTTCAAATTTCAAAAACGAATACACTGAGAATTTAATAGCATCTCCTTCTTGAATAAATTTGATCGGTATATATTTCTATCTATACATCTAACTTAAAGTAAATCCGGTAAATATAAAAGCAACCAGTGGTTTACATGGCCGCACTTAATAGGATCTCCTACCATTAGCAACTGATAATTGCGGACATGCAATCAATCGTTTCTAGAAAAAGAGGATTATTTACGCTATTATGAAGAAAAGTTAGAGAAAGTGAATATTGCAAATGTATAGAGCCACCTGTGCGGAGAAATGAGCCATTGAATGCGAGGAACAGAGCCAGCTATTGCGAACAAGAGAGCCGTCCAACTATTTTTATCTATA is a window from the Trichococcus shcherbakoviae genome containing:
- a CDS encoding ClbS/DfsB family four-helix bundle protein, which produces MKPYKNKQELLEAIQDKYQKYIAEFDGIPEELKNKRSDEVDRTPSENVSYQLGWINLLLQWDTDEKGGKDVQTPENGYRWNNLGRLYQSFYEDYTQYPLEKQIDLLNAAVTDLTGWVQSLTDDELFEPRQRNWATTQAEWPLWKWIHINTVAPFTTFRTKIRKWEKINL